One genomic segment of Odocoileus virginianus isolate 20LAN1187 ecotype Illinois chromosome X, Ovbor_1.2, whole genome shotgun sequence includes these proteins:
- the DDX3X gene encoding ATP-dependent RNA helicase DDX3X isoform X2 yields the protein MSHVAVENALGLDQQFAGLDLNSSDNQSGGSTASKGRYIPPHLRNREATKGFYDKDSSGWSSSKDKDAYSSFGSRSDSRGKSSFFSDRGSGSRGRFDDRGRGDYDSIGGRGDRGGFGKYERGNSRWCDKSDEDDWSKPLPPSERLEQELFSGGNTGINFEKYDDIPVEATGNNCPPHIESFSDVEMGEIIMGNIELTRYTRPTPVQKHAIPIIKEKRDLMACAQTGSGKTAAFLLPILSQIYSDGPGEALRAMKENGRYGRRKQYPISLVLAPTRELAVQIYEEARKFSYRSRVRPCVVYGGADIGQQIRDLERGCHLLVATPGRLVDMMERGKIGLDFCKYLVLDEADRMLDMGFEPQIRRIVEQDTMPPKGVRHTMMFSATFPKEIQMLARDFLDEYIFLAVGRVGSTSENITQKVVWVEESDKRSFLLDLLNATGKDSLTLVFVETKKGADSLEDFLYHEGYACTSIHGDRSQRDREEALHQFRSGKSPILVATAVAARGLDISNVKHVINFDLPSDIEEYVHRIGRTGRVGNLGLATSFFNERNINITKDLLDLLVEAKQEVPSWLENMAYEHHYKGSSRGRSKSRFSGGFGARDYRQSSGGSSSSFSSSRASSSRSGGGGHGSSRGFGGGGYGSFYNSDGYGGNYNSQGVDWWGN from the exons AAGGGCGCTATATTCCTCCTCACTTAAGGAACAGAGAAGCAACTAAAG gattctATGATAAAGACAGTTCAGGGTGGAGTTCTAGTAAAGATAAGGATGCATACAGCAGTTTTGGTTCCCGTAGTGATTCAAGAGGGAAATCTAGTTTCTTCAGTGATCGTGGAAGTGGATCAAGGGGAAG GTTTGATGATCGTGGACGAGGTGACTATGACAGCATTGGTGGCCGTGGTGACAGAGGTGGTTTTGGCAAATACGAACGTGGAAATAGTCGCTGGTGTGACAAATCAGATGAAGATGATTGGTCAAAACCACTCCCACCAAGTGAACGCTTGGAACA AGAACTCTTTTCTGGAGGCAACACTGGGattaactttgaaaaatatgATGACATTCCAGTTGAGGCAACAGGCAACAACTGTCCTCCACATATTGAGAGT TTCAGTGATGTTGAGATGGGAGAAATTATTATGGGAAACATTGAGCTTACTCGTTACACTCGCCCAACTCCAGTGCAAAAGCATGCTATTCCTATTATCAAAGAGAAGAGAGACTTGATGGCCTGTGCCCAGACAG GGTCTGGAAAAACTGCAGCATTTCTCTTGCCCATCTTGAGTCAGATTTATTCTGATGGTCCTGGCGAGGCTCTGAGGGCCATGAAg gAAAATGGAAGATATGGGCGCCGCAAACAATACCCAATCTCTTTGGTGTTGGCACCAACTAGAGAATTGGCTGTACAGATCTATGAGGAAGCCAGGAAA TTTTCATACCGATCTAGAGTTCGTCCTTGCGTGGTTTATGGTGGTGCTGATATTGGTCAGCAAATTCGAGACTTAGAACGTGGATGCCATTTATTAGTCGCGACTCCAGGACgtctagtggatatgatggaaagaggaaaaattgGATTAGACTTCTGCAA GTACTTGGTGTTAGATGAAGCTGATCGGATGTTGGATATGGGATTTGAACCTCAGATACGTAGAATTGTTGAACAAGATACTATGCCACCAAAGGGAGTTCGCCACACTATGATGTTTAGTGCTACTTTCCCTAAGGAAATACAG atgctTGCTCGTGACTTCTTGGATGAATATATCTTTTTGGCCGTAGGAAGAGTTGGCTCTACCTCTGAGAACATAACACAGAAAGTAGTTTgggttgaagagtcagacaaacgGTCATTTCTGCTTGATCTTCTAAATGCAACAG GCAAAGATTCACTGACTTTAGTGTTTGTGGAGACCAAAAAGGGTGCAGATTCTCTGGAGGATTTCTTATACCATGAAGGATATGCTTGTACCAGTATCCATGGAGACCGATCTCAGAGAGATAGAGAAGAGGCCCTTCACCAGTTCCGCTCAGGAAAAAGCCCAATTCTCGTGGCTACAGCA GTAGCAGCAAGAGGACTGGACATATCAAATGTGAAACATGTTATCAATTTTGACTTGCCAAGTGATATTGAAGAATATGTACATCGCATTGGTCGTACAGGACGTGTGGGAAACCTTG GCCTTGCCACCTCATTCTTTAATGAGAGGAACATAAATATTACCAAGGATTTGTTGGATCTTCTTGTTGAAGCTAAACAGGAAGTGCCATCTTGGTTAGAAAACATGGCTTATGAACACCACTACAAGGGTAGCAGTCGTGGACGATCCAAAAG TAGATTCAGTGGAGGATTTGGTGCCAGAGACTATCGACAGAGTAGTGGTGGCAGCagttccagcttcagcagcagCCGCGCCAGCAGCAGCCGCAGTGGTGGAGGCGGCCATGGAAGCAGCAGAGGGTTTGGTGGAG gTGGCTATGGAAGCTTTTACAACAGTGATGGATATGGAGGAAATTATAACTCCCAGGGGGTTGACTGGTGGGGTAACTGA
- the DDX3X gene encoding ATP-dependent RNA helicase DDX3X isoform X1, which yields MSHVAVENALGLDQQFAGLDLNSSDNQSGGSTASKGRYIPPHLRNREATKGFYDKDSSGWSSSKDKDAYSSFGSRSDSRGKSSFFSDRGSGSRGRFDDRGRGDYDSIGGRGDRGGFGKYERGNSRWCDKSDEDDWSKPLPPSERLEQELFSGGNTGINFEKYDDIPVEATGNNCPPHIESFSDVEMGEIIMGNIELTRYTRPTPVQKHAIPIIKEKRDLMACAQTGSGKTAAFLLPILSQIYSDGPGEALRAMKENGRYGRRKQYPISLVLAPTRELAVQIYEEARKFSYRSRVRPCVVYGGADIGQQIRDLERGCHLLVATPGRLVDMMERGKIGLDFCKYLVLDEADRMLDMGFEPQIRRIVEQDTMPPKGVRHTMMFSATFPKEIQMLARDFLDEYIFLAVGRVGSTSENITQKVVWVEESDKRSFLLDLLNATGKDSLTLVFVETKKGADSLEDFLYHEGYACTSIHGDRSQRDREEALHQFRSGKSPILVATAVAARGLDISNVKHVINFDLPSDIEEYVHRIGRTGRVGNLGLATSFFNERNINITKDLLDLLVEAKQEVPSWLENMAYEHHYKGSSRGRSKSSRFSGGFGARDYRQSSGGSSSSFSSSRASSSRSGGGGHGSSRGFGGGGYGSFYNSDGYGGNYNSQGVDWWGN from the exons AAGGGCGCTATATTCCTCCTCACTTAAGGAACAGAGAAGCAACTAAAG gattctATGATAAAGACAGTTCAGGGTGGAGTTCTAGTAAAGATAAGGATGCATACAGCAGTTTTGGTTCCCGTAGTGATTCAAGAGGGAAATCTAGTTTCTTCAGTGATCGTGGAAGTGGATCAAGGGGAAG GTTTGATGATCGTGGACGAGGTGACTATGACAGCATTGGTGGCCGTGGTGACAGAGGTGGTTTTGGCAAATACGAACGTGGAAATAGTCGCTGGTGTGACAAATCAGATGAAGATGATTGGTCAAAACCACTCCCACCAAGTGAACGCTTGGAACA AGAACTCTTTTCTGGAGGCAACACTGGGattaactttgaaaaatatgATGACATTCCAGTTGAGGCAACAGGCAACAACTGTCCTCCACATATTGAGAGT TTCAGTGATGTTGAGATGGGAGAAATTATTATGGGAAACATTGAGCTTACTCGTTACACTCGCCCAACTCCAGTGCAAAAGCATGCTATTCCTATTATCAAAGAGAAGAGAGACTTGATGGCCTGTGCCCAGACAG GGTCTGGAAAAACTGCAGCATTTCTCTTGCCCATCTTGAGTCAGATTTATTCTGATGGTCCTGGCGAGGCTCTGAGGGCCATGAAg gAAAATGGAAGATATGGGCGCCGCAAACAATACCCAATCTCTTTGGTGTTGGCACCAACTAGAGAATTGGCTGTACAGATCTATGAGGAAGCCAGGAAA TTTTCATACCGATCTAGAGTTCGTCCTTGCGTGGTTTATGGTGGTGCTGATATTGGTCAGCAAATTCGAGACTTAGAACGTGGATGCCATTTATTAGTCGCGACTCCAGGACgtctagtggatatgatggaaagaggaaaaattgGATTAGACTTCTGCAA GTACTTGGTGTTAGATGAAGCTGATCGGATGTTGGATATGGGATTTGAACCTCAGATACGTAGAATTGTTGAACAAGATACTATGCCACCAAAGGGAGTTCGCCACACTATGATGTTTAGTGCTACTTTCCCTAAGGAAATACAG atgctTGCTCGTGACTTCTTGGATGAATATATCTTTTTGGCCGTAGGAAGAGTTGGCTCTACCTCTGAGAACATAACACAGAAAGTAGTTTgggttgaagagtcagacaaacgGTCATTTCTGCTTGATCTTCTAAATGCAACAG GCAAAGATTCACTGACTTTAGTGTTTGTGGAGACCAAAAAGGGTGCAGATTCTCTGGAGGATTTCTTATACCATGAAGGATATGCTTGTACCAGTATCCATGGAGACCGATCTCAGAGAGATAGAGAAGAGGCCCTTCACCAGTTCCGCTCAGGAAAAAGCCCAATTCTCGTGGCTACAGCA GTAGCAGCAAGAGGACTGGACATATCAAATGTGAAACATGTTATCAATTTTGACTTGCCAAGTGATATTGAAGAATATGTACATCGCATTGGTCGTACAGGACGTGTGGGAAACCTTG GCCTTGCCACCTCATTCTTTAATGAGAGGAACATAAATATTACCAAGGATTTGTTGGATCTTCTTGTTGAAGCTAAACAGGAAGTGCCATCTTGGTTAGAAAACATGGCTTATGAACACCACTACAAGGGTAGCAGTCGTGGACGATCCAAAAG TAGTAGATTCAGTGGAGGATTTGGTGCCAGAGACTATCGACAGAGTAGTGGTGGCAGCagttccagcttcagcagcagCCGCGCCAGCAGCAGCCGCAGTGGTGGAGGCGGCCATGGAAGCAGCAGAGGGTTTGGTGGAG gTGGCTATGGAAGCTTTTACAACAGTGATGGATATGGAGGAAATTATAACTCCCAGGGGGTTGACTGGTGGGGTAACTGA
- the DDX3X gene encoding ATP-dependent RNA helicase DDX3X isoform X3, with protein MSHVAVENALGLDQQFAGLDLNSSDNQSGGSTASRRYIPPHLRNREATKGFYDKDSSGWSSSKDKDAYSSFGSRSDSRGKSSFFSDRGSGSRGRFDDRGRGDYDSIGGRGDRGGFGKYERGNSRWCDKSDEDDWSKPLPPSERLEQELFSGGNTGINFEKYDDIPVEATGNNCPPHIESFSDVEMGEIIMGNIELTRYTRPTPVQKHAIPIIKEKRDLMACAQTGSGKTAAFLLPILSQIYSDGPGEALRAMKENGRYGRRKQYPISLVLAPTRELAVQIYEEARKFSYRSRVRPCVVYGGADIGQQIRDLERGCHLLVATPGRLVDMMERGKIGLDFCKYLVLDEADRMLDMGFEPQIRRIVEQDTMPPKGVRHTMMFSATFPKEIQMLARDFLDEYIFLAVGRVGSTSENITQKVVWVEESDKRSFLLDLLNATGKDSLTLVFVETKKGADSLEDFLYHEGYACTSIHGDRSQRDREEALHQFRSGKSPILVATAVAARGLDISNVKHVINFDLPSDIEEYVHRIGRTGRVGNLGLATSFFNERNINITKDLLDLLVEAKQEVPSWLENMAYEHHYKGSSRGRSKSSRFSGGFGARDYRQSSGGSSSSFSSSRASSSRSGGGGHGSSRGFGGGGYGSFYNSDGYGGNYNSQGVDWWGN; from the exons GGCGCTATATTCCTCCTCACTTAAGGAACAGAGAAGCAACTAAAG gattctATGATAAAGACAGTTCAGGGTGGAGTTCTAGTAAAGATAAGGATGCATACAGCAGTTTTGGTTCCCGTAGTGATTCAAGAGGGAAATCTAGTTTCTTCAGTGATCGTGGAAGTGGATCAAGGGGAAG GTTTGATGATCGTGGACGAGGTGACTATGACAGCATTGGTGGCCGTGGTGACAGAGGTGGTTTTGGCAAATACGAACGTGGAAATAGTCGCTGGTGTGACAAATCAGATGAAGATGATTGGTCAAAACCACTCCCACCAAGTGAACGCTTGGAACA AGAACTCTTTTCTGGAGGCAACACTGGGattaactttgaaaaatatgATGACATTCCAGTTGAGGCAACAGGCAACAACTGTCCTCCACATATTGAGAGT TTCAGTGATGTTGAGATGGGAGAAATTATTATGGGAAACATTGAGCTTACTCGTTACACTCGCCCAACTCCAGTGCAAAAGCATGCTATTCCTATTATCAAAGAGAAGAGAGACTTGATGGCCTGTGCCCAGACAG GGTCTGGAAAAACTGCAGCATTTCTCTTGCCCATCTTGAGTCAGATTTATTCTGATGGTCCTGGCGAGGCTCTGAGGGCCATGAAg gAAAATGGAAGATATGGGCGCCGCAAACAATACCCAATCTCTTTGGTGTTGGCACCAACTAGAGAATTGGCTGTACAGATCTATGAGGAAGCCAGGAAA TTTTCATACCGATCTAGAGTTCGTCCTTGCGTGGTTTATGGTGGTGCTGATATTGGTCAGCAAATTCGAGACTTAGAACGTGGATGCCATTTATTAGTCGCGACTCCAGGACgtctagtggatatgatggaaagaggaaaaattgGATTAGACTTCTGCAA GTACTTGGTGTTAGATGAAGCTGATCGGATGTTGGATATGGGATTTGAACCTCAGATACGTAGAATTGTTGAACAAGATACTATGCCACCAAAGGGAGTTCGCCACACTATGATGTTTAGTGCTACTTTCCCTAAGGAAATACAG atgctTGCTCGTGACTTCTTGGATGAATATATCTTTTTGGCCGTAGGAAGAGTTGGCTCTACCTCTGAGAACATAACACAGAAAGTAGTTTgggttgaagagtcagacaaacgGTCATTTCTGCTTGATCTTCTAAATGCAACAG GCAAAGATTCACTGACTTTAGTGTTTGTGGAGACCAAAAAGGGTGCAGATTCTCTGGAGGATTTCTTATACCATGAAGGATATGCTTGTACCAGTATCCATGGAGACCGATCTCAGAGAGATAGAGAAGAGGCCCTTCACCAGTTCCGCTCAGGAAAAAGCCCAATTCTCGTGGCTACAGCA GTAGCAGCAAGAGGACTGGACATATCAAATGTGAAACATGTTATCAATTTTGACTTGCCAAGTGATATTGAAGAATATGTACATCGCATTGGTCGTACAGGACGTGTGGGAAACCTTG GCCTTGCCACCTCATTCTTTAATGAGAGGAACATAAATATTACCAAGGATTTGTTGGATCTTCTTGTTGAAGCTAAACAGGAAGTGCCATCTTGGTTAGAAAACATGGCTTATGAACACCACTACAAGGGTAGCAGTCGTGGACGATCCAAAAG TAGTAGATTCAGTGGAGGATTTGGTGCCAGAGACTATCGACAGAGTAGTGGTGGCAGCagttccagcttcagcagcagCCGCGCCAGCAGCAGCCGCAGTGGTGGAGGCGGCCATGGAAGCAGCAGAGGGTTTGGTGGAG gTGGCTATGGAAGCTTTTACAACAGTGATGGATATGGAGGAAATTATAACTCCCAGGGGGTTGACTGGTGGGGTAACTGA